A stretch of the Salvelinus fontinalis isolate EN_2023a chromosome 22, ASM2944872v1, whole genome shotgun sequence genome encodes the following:
- the LOC129819532 gene encoding ephrin-A1-like translates to MDLVWSLCFVGSLCAWFASAERHSVYWNRTNTKFLWDDYAVEVRLNDYLDIVCPHYPLGEVASQDAERYVLYMVEREDYDACKPQSYDQMRWECGHPFAPHAAEKFSEKFQRFTPFTLGKEFRQGENYYYISKPLHHHGQECLRLRVDVVAADGSQEARVATGRAGAGGGAHNVSNRLPADDPVVILPDVQKSVRTNSAVSTASFSILSLMMPVLLLLSLQ, encoded by the exons ATGGATTTGGTCTGGAGCCTGTGCTTCGTTGGGAGTCTGTGCGCTTGGTTTGCATCTGCAGAAAGGCACAGCGTATATTGGAATAGAACAAACACCAA GTTCCTATGGGACGACTATGCGGTGGAGGTGCGGCTGAACGACTACCTGGACATCGTGTGCCCCCACTACCCGCTGGGCGAGGTGGCATCGCAGGATGCTGAGCGCTACGTGCTCTACATGGTGGAGCGGGAGGACTACGACGCTTGCAAGCCTCAGTCCTACGACCAGATGCGCTGGGAGTGCGGCCACCCCTTCGCCCCCCACGCCGCCGAGAAGTTCTCAGAGAAGTTCCAGCGTTTCACCCCCTTCACCCTGGGCAAGGAATTCCGCCAGGGAGAGAACTACTACTATATCT CCAAACCTCTGCACCACCACGGACAGGAGTGCCTCAGGCTCAGGGTAGACGTCGTAGCTGCTGATG GATCTCAAGAGGCCAGGGTTGCAACTGGAagagctggagctgggggtggAGCACACAACGTCTCCAACAGACTGCCTGCAG ATGACCCAGTGGTAATCCTGCCAGATGTCCAGAAAAGCGTGCGTACAAATTCAGCGGTTTCTACAGCGTCCTTCTCCATCCTCTCATTGATGATGCCAGTCTTATTATTACTGTCATTACAGTGA